A stretch of DNA from Parabacteroides pacaensis:
TCGGCTCCGGTCATGGCTTATCCTCCTTCATCCGGCTGATGTCGGCAATGATACTTTGCGCAATCCCTTTCAAGCGTTCCACCAGCACGTCAAGAAACATCGGCCTGAAACAGTATACGCAGAAATACCGGTCACGTTCCTGTTGCCATTCCTTATATAAATGGCCGGTTTGTGCGTGGGCCGTGTCGTATTCCGCTTTCTTGGTATCGCACTCTGCGGACAACTTCGTGTATTCCTCGGAATCCAACGGTACAAAATCAAGTCGGTTGCTCATTGCGGAATAGGCCTGCCACAATTTTGTGGCAGTGACTTTGGTTTCCTCGTATTTGTCCTTAAACGGTTTGAGGTGTTCCTCGAAAACAGTTTTGAAGTCCACAGTCTGCAATACCGATTTATCAAGCGACAGGTATTTGTCCGATTCCGAAATAAGGGAAGATGAAAGTTCCAATAGTTCTTCGGGATTTTCCTTTGCCAACTCGGTTGCCTCGCCTACAAGACTGTTCGTATCGCTGAAATCACGGTAGAACAGAGATAATGGCAGGGCTTGACCAAAAGAAAAATCTTCTTGCTTGCAAGTGGTGAGAAACGTGTTTATCCCACTTAACCGTTGGGTGATTTGCTGTATCATCATAACCGTCAGGAATTAAACAGGTCATCCATCGTTACCTCGCTGTGGACAATGCTGTGGTGTTTGCCTTCACCCAGTCCGAAAGTGGTTACAAAAGTGTGTACGAGCGACTTTTTGTTTTTTGTCCTCGTGTCAAAAAGCCACATGCGGTCGCGAAGTTTCTTTTCATAATCGGCGGTAATATTGTACGCCTTTTGCGAAAATTTCATTTCGCAGAGATGAATCATGCGGTCTGCACGTTCGATAATCATGTCTATCTGCGCACCGGGTGTTCCGTTCTCTTTGTCAGGAGGACAAGACCATGTGGAAATGGATGTCGCCATGCCCGATATACCTAATGCTTTTTTAATCTGACGGTGATGCTTCATGCAGACCAACTCAAAGCACAAACCTTGCCATGAGCGTATTCCCACATCGTCAAGATGATGGCTCCACCATTGTTCGTCAAGTTTGTGCTTTTCTGCTATGAACTTGAAATAAAACAGGGTGTAGAAATCGACCAGCCTGTAGACCATGTTGGACTCGCGCCCGAATGTCTCCATCTTGTCTATGAAATCACATTGTTCAAGATTTTCCAGAATCGTATTCAGGCTTTTTCCGTTAATTTTGGTGTTCTGTGCGATTTCCTTGCGTGTCAGTCCCGATTTATGCTGATACAGGAGCGTTACAATATGGATATAGTTTTCCGCATGGTTGAATAATGCCGGATAGAGTTCGTTGAACTCCTTGCGTAACGGACCGTTTTCGGAAAAACACAGCACGTCTATATTCTGTGCGACACTGAGTTTCGGATCAAGTAGGCTTAAGTAGTAGGGTACGCCTCCGGTCAGCATGTAGCATTGCAACATATCATAGCGTGTCCAATAGAAACCCTGACTTTTGAAATACTCCTCCGCTTCGCCGAGAGTGAATGGCTCAAGGTAAATCCGGCGTGTGATACGGTTATGCAGGCCGCCCTGATTCTCAAGAAGGTTGTCTGCCATCCATGAGGTGGCGGAACCCGAAGCAATCAGGACAATGTCATAACGGCGGTTCGCCCAACCGTTCCAAAAATTTTCTAACGCTTCCACAAAAGTGGATCTGCTGGTGTCAATCCACGGCATTTCGTCTATGAAAATAGTCTTTTTACGCTCTTTGGGCAAAGTTTCGAGATATTCCTCCAAAGCATCGAAGGCATCATACCAATCCAAGAACGGGGTCGGTCTCTTTCCCGAATGTTGCCTGATGGCTTTCGCGAAATTACGAAGTTGGGTGACGGTCTTCGCCTTATGCGCTCCTACAAAAGTGAAGTCATATTCATTATTGAAAAACTGGTCTACAAGGAATGTCTTCCCAATCCTTCGGCGTCCGCATATGATGACAAACTCCGAACGGCTTGATTGTAGGCTGTCCGCTAACTGCTCACACTCCTTTTGCCGGGCTATTAAGATAGGTTTCATGCTTTACGAATTTGTATGCAAAGATACTCGTTTTTTTTATTGCGGCAATAAAAATGAGCCGAAAATAGACCTGAAAAAGCAAGTAAAATACTAATCAGGTCTATTTTCGGACTAAAAGCCAATTATTCTTGTCCAGATTCCATCTTTTCAAACATCCTGTCCACCATATTGACGGCCTCGATTTTCTTACTGTCAATAAATTTTGCGTATATCTGCGTGGTGCGCACATCTGCGTGTCCCATCAGCTTGCAGGTAGTATAAAGGTCTGCCCCGACAGTCATCATCATCGTTCCGAAGGTGTGGCGGCTTGTGTGGTAGGTGATTTTCTTGTCAATACCGGCCTTTTCCACCCATTGCTTGAGAATTTTATTGGTGGTCGGACGTGACGGAAGTTCCGCGAAAACAAGCGTCTCGTCATTTTCATCCGCTTTCCGCTCAGGCAGCCACTTGACGGCATTTTGCGAGAGCGGTGTATAAATGGGTGTGGATGTCTTCTGCTGCACGGTGGCAATCATATATCTGCCGTCATTACATATAATGTCTTTCCAACGGAGGGTTTCCATATCACTCAAACGGAGTCCACAATAGCACGAAAACAGGTAAGCCTGCTTTACCGTCATGTTACGGCATTCGGTGGCAATAAGAAGTTTCACTTCCTCGATGGCAAGGAACTGGCGTTTCGATTCCGGTTTCTTGACACGCTCCGAAGCCGAGAGCAGCATGAACGGGTTTTCGCCCAGCCACTCCGCACGGACTGCGGCATTCAGGGCGATGGAGAGTTGGGAGATATAGGCCACGACCGTTCCCTGTTCAAGCGGCTTTCCCTGCCTGCCTGTATAGGTGTGTTGAATCCAGTCAATGAAGCCGAGTGCCCATTTCTTGTCAATGTCACCCATCCTTGTGTTTTTGCCGTATTGGTTGATGACCTTTATAATACTTCTTAATTTGTCAATACGCTTGATACCCTTGCGTTCCTGATTGGAATAGAATTTTTCCAGCCAGTCCGCCAGCGTCAGTTTCTGCCATGCGGACTTGCTCTTGATTCCGGCTCTGGAATTTGTAATCTCGATGATGCGTTGCGACTTTATGGTCTCGACCGCCTCACGGGTAGCGCGGTTCTGCTCCCTGACCCTCGCGTTGACTTCCGGAAGGTGGTACATCTTCAGAAACTCATAACTCCGTTTGCCGTTGACATAAATGTCAAGGTAATACGATTCAGAGCCGTCGGCAAGTTTCTTTGTGCGGACTCTTACCGGTTCTTTCAGTTTGTTGGATTTCTTGTTTGTCGCTGCCATGTCTTAAAATACTTTGTCTATCAGTGAAACGGCCTCTTCTTTTTTCCTGTCAACGATTTTCGCATAGACTTGCGTGGGGCGCACGTCGGCATGCCCCATCATCTTGCTGGCGGTATAAAGGTCAACCCCTGCGGTTATCAGCATCGTGCCGTAGGTATGGCGGCTCAGATGGAAATGAAGGGGTCTTTCCAGTCCGGCCAGTTCCGCCCATTTACGCAAATGCTTATGCAGGACGGTATGTGAAGGCAAGGAGAATACCGACGCCTCCGCTTCACCCCGTTCCGGAAGCCATGACAACGCTTTGGCGGGAAGCGGAAGCGATATGGGCTTGGAGTTTTTCTGCATCACCATCGATACGAAGTGCCGCCCGCCGTTGACGGATATATCACCCCAGCGCAAATCCATGACATCACCCACACGTAACCCGCAATAGCAGGCGAACAGGAATGCCTGACGTATATTCTCCTTTATATAAGGGGTGTCCTCCAATTTACGGACTTCATCAAGGGTCAGAAACTCACGTTTGCTCTCCGGCCTCGCTATCTTTTCTTGGAAACTTAACAACTTCCAGGGGTTGTTCTTTATATATCCTCTCTGCCATGCAGCAGACAGGATGATGCCGAGAATCCAGAAACAGGAACAGGCTGTGGCTTGGGCAAGCGGCTTTCCCTGCGGAGTGAGAGGTTCGGATTGCAGCCACTCGGCATAGTCGGTACAGAATTTCTTGTCCATGTCACAAAGCCTTGCACCGGGGTAGAATTTCTCGAACTTGGTGCGTGATGCCCTTAAATGCCGATATGTAGGCTGGCCACGTTGTTTGTATTCCTCTATCAGCAGACTGATGAAGTCGGACAGCGGCATTTTGGATTTGTCTTTCGACGCTTCTTCCTGCGCCTTGTCATCAACCATGTTTTCGGTCTTGGCGAGAATAATCTCCTCTGCCAGACGGATTGTCTTCGCATTCTCGCGTTTCGCCTTGACGGACGTTTCCGTCACAAGATACAGTTTAAGGAACTCGTATTCGTGCTTGCCGCCAACCGTGCGGTCTATAAAAAGGGACTCACGACCGTCTGCAAGTTTTCTTCTCCGCAGTTTGAATGGACTTTTGTCTACTTTTGATTGCTTTTTTCTACCCATTGTACTCCAGCGTTTTATATTCTGATGCAAAGGTAGTAAATAGGTTTGATATAAGTATCAAAACAGGTAACAAAAATAATTCAAAAATGGGTATATATGGAGTTTTATAGGAATAGATGAGAAAATGAGTGTATTTCAATAACAGACAGATATACAATAATATACATTCTTATTTGCAGGAATGTTATCCTTTCGTTTCTCTTTAATTATGGGTGTTTATTCTTTTCTCTCTTTTATCCTCCCAGTGTCCTTTTACTTACTCCTGTCTTCCCGAAGTTCTTTCGCCCACTTCTGTCTTCCCAGAGTTATTCTTACGTATGTCTGTCCTTCCGGAGCTCTTTTACCTACTACTGTCCTGGCGGCCTCTGACCCGCCATCTCCGATCGTAAAAGCCTCCTTCTGTTTATCGGATATCCCGCGTCAAGCGCGGGATGACAGAAGAATGCAAAGTGCGCTCTTCAGTTATTTTATCATTCGTAATTCATTGTTTTGAAAAGGTCAACAAATCAATAATGGCATCCCTTTTCCCAGGTGCCCATTCCCTCACCCCTGTTTTCCCAGATTTCATTCATCTACCTCGGTCCTACCAGAGGTCTTTTTGCTACTTCTGTCCTTCCGGAGCCCTTTTGCCTACTGCTGTCATGACGGTCTCCGACCCGCCATCTCCGATCGCAAAAGCCAACTTTTGTTTATCGGAGATCCCGCGTCAAGCGCGGGATGACAAAGGAATGCAGAGTCCGCATGCCAGGATTGAGCGCAAATCTGCTCTTTGGTTATTTTATCATCAGTTGCTAAACTGGCGAGTATTGAAAAATGAGACGAATTAGAACAAAAAAAGGATAAATAAAGTGCGTTTTATTCTTTTAAAAACTATCCTCCTATTTTTCCTTCGAATGAGGATTTAAGAAAACGTTTTTCCTTTTTCTTGCTATATTAGAGATTTTCTCTTTTTTATGGGGTTGTTAGCTTATGTATTGATAACCAATAATATAGGAAGATATGCTTTTAAATAGTGACATAGTGGCACTTTTGGCACTATGGCACAATCGAGCTCCTTATACATCATTTAACCCAACCACCTGAAAGGAAAAAATATTTCGTTATCAGTACCAAGAAGCAGAAAAAAGTTCCCGACTTTTCTGAAAAAGCTCCAAATTTCATACCAAAAGTTCCCAACTTTTTCCCAGAAGTTGGGAACTTTTTTTCCTCCGGGTGGATGTATATGGACAAGAAGAAATATATTTTTATTTTTAAATCTAAAAAGGCGTTTTATTATGTTTTATATATCTATGAGATAGAAATTTACCTATATGGATGAATAATTTATTCATTAACCTGTATATTTTATACATTAACAGGGAAATATTATTCATTTTGCACTAAATTATTTCATATATTTGCGAACCCTGCATAAATATTCTTGATTAAAGGAAGTACTAGTCTGAAGAGAAAGGATTGGAAAAGTAAAAATGTATCGTTATAAAAATTGGGAAAAATGAAACAAATACGATTAGAAAATTTTAGATGTTATACGAATCAAATAATCAATTTTAGACCGGGAATAAACTTATTAATCGGAGATAATGGCAGTGGGAAAACTACGATTCTAAAAGCTTTAAAATACGTATTAAGTGCTTTTTTTTCCGGGTTTAGCGATGAAAATACGAAATGGATCAGTCCGGAGGCCGAAGATTTCGCCTCGCAAATAAAGGATGGACTTATATTACCGGAGAAGCCGGTTAAAGTACATTTTATATGCCATTCGCAGATTTATCCTAGTTTGCCTTATAAGGGTTCTTCTGTTAACCCGGGAAGAGATAATCAAATCTATACCTTACAAAAAAACAGTAAAAAGAATAGCCGTGCTTTAGTGACGGGTATAGCAGGTTATAGAGATTATTGCCGCTTGCTCGGTGAAGAATTTTTTAGCGAAAAGCTAAATAGGCAAATATACGCACTCCCCCTTTTTGCTTGCTTTTCTACGGAAGATATTCACTCCACCCGGAAAATCGATACCGGAAAGTTTATAAAATATGCACAGAAAGCTTCCTTCGGCTATTATGAGTGTTTAGACGGGAATGGCTTTCTTCCTTATTGGTTAAAACGTCTGTTAGTATTGCAGGAAGGACAAAAAAATTTAGAAGAAATAGAAATCGTGCGTCAGGCATTGATCCGGAGTTTAGGTCCGAAGGGATGTAATATTTTATCAGATATGCAAATCCGTCCTAATCAGAAAAAAGTCTATTTTATATTTTCCGATGGTAGGGAAGTGGAAGCCGGTTTGCTGTCGGATGGATATAAACGGTTAATTAATATCGTAATAGATATTGCTTTTCGATGTGCATTATTAAACAGGAATCTATATGGGAAGGAAAGCTGTGAGCAGACAAGAGGAATCGTATTAATTGACGAAATAGATCTTCATTTACACCCTACTTTACAAGCCTGTATTTTACGTAGTCTTAAGCATGCTTTTCCTAATTTACAATTTATTGTTACTACACATGCTCCCATGATAATGACCAGCGTAGAAAATAATGAACAAAATATTGTTTTCAAGTTAAATTATTCTCTGAAAACGGGCTATACCATGGTGGAAACCCATACGTACGGCATGGATGTAGCGACCATTACCCATGTTGTGCTAGATCAGATTCCCAGAGACACACAGGTGGATAAAGAATTGAAATACCTTTTTGAAATGATCGATAATAACCAAATTCAAGAAGCATGGTTGTTATTAAATTCTTTACAGGAACGCTTTGGTAATAACTTGCCTGAATTATCGGAAGCGGAAGCGATGTTGAATTTTACGATAGAAGACGATGAAGTGGATAGTAAAGAATAAAGAACCGGAAGAATGGAATAAGTTTCGCAAAACAGAAGGCACTCTTTATGAGCCTAAAAAATATTTGCGGCAAGCTTTATTCAAGGAACAAGGAGGAATTTGTGCCTATTGCATGCAACGATTGAAGAATGAATTGAAAGAAAAGGAAGGAAGCCTTATTCACTCCAATCGGATTGAGCATATAAAATGCAGGGAGCATTATCCTGACTTGCAATTGGATTATCAAAATATGGTACTTTGTTGTAATGGTTTGACAAATGGAATAGTACATTGCGACCGGTCTAAAGAGAATAAAGAGATTACATTTTCACCCTTGGATTACCGTTTTATTAAGACAATATTTTATACGAGCGGAGATGGAGCCGTAAAGTCGACCGATCAAGCCTGGAACACTGAAATAGACCAAATCTTGAATTTAAATAATAAACAATTGAAACAAAACAGGCGTAGCACGCTAATGGGAATAATCAACCGATTAAAACAAAAGAAATGGAAAATATCTGAACTCCGCAAACAATTAAATAAATGGACAGAGAAAGATATGAAGGGATTATACAAACCATACAGCGGAATCGTTATATGGTATTTGGGAAAGAAAATACAGCAATACGAATAGCATCCGATTAAAAAAGCCCTTATAAATTAATCAAACACAATACACGGTCTACTAAACTCTCTGTGTTTCTGTGCCTCTGTGTTTAACTGACTTTTGATTTTACCTTTGCATACTCCCGTGATTTCTTTTGTTAAAAACGGGAGAAAATCCCGTTTTTGTCTTACCGAATGAGTAGATTTAGTAAAACCATGTGTCCTTAAAGAACTAAGCAAAACTTTTGAGTAATCCTTATTTCAGGAAATATAATTATGGAATCAAAGAAAGAACCCCCTTTATGGAATTTGTTTTTATCCGGCGACGATGAAGCTTATTCTTCTATTTATAAAATGTATGCACAAGACATGTATGCTTATGCATTGCATTTTACAACGGATGAGGAACTGGTAAAGGACTGCATTCAAGATGTTTTTGTCAAAATTTACCAGAATCGTTCCGGTTTAAGTACCATAGAAAACGGGAAACTTTACCTTTTTGTAGCCCTGAAAAACAGATTGATGAATAATTTCCGGAAGAAAGTGAACTTTTGTTCCATAGAAGACGTAGAACCTGCTTTTTGTGTGGATTATACCATAGAAGACGAAATAATAGAGAACGAACAAAAACAATACCTGGCCGATAAAATGATCCGGATGCTCCACACGTTAAGTCCCCGGCAAAAAGAAGCTATGTATTATCGCTTCATAGAAGAATTGTCGTACGAAGAGATTGGGAAACTGATGCAAATAAATTATCAATCCATTCAAAACCTCATCCAACGGTCTATTAAGAAGCTACAGGAAACATTTGCAGGAGAACCATTCTATCTATTTGCTCTTTTACTCCTGATCCGGATGAGCCATTCTATTTACCATTTTTTTATCTCCGGTTTTAAATAAACTTCCGTAAGATGAGTAGAAAACAAAAAAGCATGTGTCCTTAATACAGAAAAGCCAGTTTATAATATTTAAAATAGACAAGCATGAAAACCGATTATACCGGTTATACAACCGAAAAGCTACTACAGGATGATTATTTCATCCACACTATATTACATCCCGTACCGGAAACAGAATTGTTTTGGAAACAACTTCTGAAGGAGGGAAAGATAAAACAGTCCGATTTTGAATTAGCTGTCTTTTTTCTTCGTTCCCTACGGGTTAAGAAACAATACATGTCGCCGGAAGCCGTGTCGTCCCTCTGGGAAAACATTGAAATAAAAAATAAGAACCGGTTGAATCGGAAAGTCCGGCAGATGTATCGTTTGCTTCTCCCGACGGCTTGCGGACTTTTGCTGTTGCTCTTAGGGGTTTCTTACCTCTATCTGTATCCGCACGAAGAAACCCCTACGCTGATGTCGGTAGCCCGTTCGTTAAAACCTGAAAAAGAGACGGAGGAAGTGCAATTATTACTTTCCCATAACCAGCAAATTTTTATTACCGGACAAGAAGCCAAGATAGATTATAAATCGTCTGAAGAGATTCAGGTAAATACCCAGACCATCAAGTTAAAAACAGATTCAGCCGCTTACCGGGATGCCACTTTGCAACCCATGCGTTACAATCAACTCGTAGTACCTGTGGGAAAACGTTCTACCCTGATTTTGCAAGACAGTACCAAGCTATGGGTAAATTCCGGAAGCCGGATTGTATATCCCGTTGTATTTGCTTCCGGCCAACGGGAAATTTATATAGAGGGGGAGGTATACCTGGAAGTGGCTCCGGATAAGAAAAGGCCTTTCCTGGTAAAGACTACCCAGATGGATATTAAAGTATTGGGAACTTCTTTCAATGTTACCGCTTATGAAAATGATACTGTTAAAAGCGTGGTATTAGTAACCGGTTCGGTAAAAGTAGAAACGAGGAATCAACAAGTTTCCACCCTCGCCCCCGATCATTTATTCACTTATACGCATGGAACGGCTTCCATCCAAAAAGTAGAAGCCGGGAAGTATATTTCCTGGAAAGACGGGATATATAACTATGAAAGCGAAAGTCTTGCCGTTATATTAAAACGGTTGAGCCGTTACTATGGAAAAGAAATAACGTATGAACCGGCGGTTTCTTCTCTTAAATGTACGGGGAAACTGGACATAAAAGATGACTTGGAAACGGTACTTTCCGGCTTGATGCTCACGGCACCTATTTATTATATCCGGCAAGAGGGGCGGTATCTAGTTGCTTTGCTGCCTGCAAAAGAATAAAAATTTATAGCCATTGAATATTCACCTTTAAAATAGTTAGCCTATGGAATAAACTTATTTTCACCCGGAAGCCGGTAAAATACACGTACGGGAACCGGATAAGCTTCATTACCGATATCTTATAGTTTAAAATCTAAAATTTCTATTATGTATGAATAGATCTGAATTTTACTTGTTAAAAACTCTGTATAAGAATACAGTGGGGATACTACGGTTCGTTACTGTGCTTCTTTTCCTGGAAGGAAGTATTTGCGCCGCACATCCTACATACTCCCAAACCACGCTTATTTCTTTAGATTTAAGTGATAAAACGATAAAAGAAGTTTTTAAAGAAATAGAAAATAACAGCGAGTATATCTTCTTTTATTATGATAATGTATTGGATGTGAACCGTAAAGTACACCTCCATGTAAAGGACCAAACGGTGCATGAAATACTGGACCGGCTTTTTAAAGGAACCACCACCACTTATTTTATCAAAGACCGGCAAATCTTTATTTCGAAGAAAAATCCTGTTGAACCGGCAGAAAAGACCATACCGTCTCCTTCCGTGTCACAGGAGCGGCACTTGGTAACCGGGAAGGTGTTAGATGAAACGGGAGAACCCCTTCCCGGTGCAGCCGTGATGGTGCAGGGAAGCACACGGGGAGTTACTACCGATCTGGACGGTTCTTTTGAAATAGAGGTTACCCCTAAAGATAAGCTGGTTATCTCCTTTTTGGGAATGAAAGAACAGACCATCGCTGTAGCCAAACAGCAAACCATTATAGTAAAACTCCAGCAGAAAGCCGATGAGCTCCAGGAAGTCACTGTAG
This window harbors:
- a CDS encoding AAA family ATPase produces the protein MKPILIARQKECEQLADSLQSSRSEFVIICGRRRIGKTFLVDQFFNNEYDFTFVGAHKAKTVTQLRNFAKAIRQHSGKRPTPFLDWYDAFDALEEYLETLPKERKKTIFIDEMPWIDTSRSTFVEALENFWNGWANRRYDIVLIASGSATSWMADNLLENQGGLHNRITRRIYLEPFTLGEAEEYFKSQGFYWTRYDMLQCYMLTGGVPYYLSLLDPKLSVAQNIDVLCFSENGPLRKEFNELYPALFNHAENYIHIVTLLYQHKSGLTRKEIAQNTKINGKSLNTILENLEQCDFIDKMETFGRESNMVYRLVDFYTLFYFKFIAEKHKLDEQWWSHHLDDVGIRSWQGLCFELVCMKHHRQIKKALGISGMATSISTWSCPPDKENGTPGAQIDMIIERADRMIHLCEMKFSQKAYNITADYEKKLRDRMWLFDTRTKNKKSLVHTFVTTFGLGEGKHHSIVHSEVTMDDLFNS
- a CDS encoding site-specific integrase → MAATNKKSNKLKEPVRVRTKKLADGSESYYLDIYVNGKRSYEFLKMYHLPEVNARVREQNRATREAVETIKSQRIIEITNSRAGIKSKSAWQKLTLADWLEKFYSNQERKGIKRIDKLRSIIKVINQYGKNTRMGDIDKKWALGFIDWIQHTYTGRQGKPLEQGTVVAYISQLSIALNAAVRAEWLGENPFMLLSASERVKKPESKRQFLAIEEVKLLIATECRNMTVKQAYLFSCYCGLRLSDMETLRWKDIICNDGRYMIATVQQKTSTPIYTPLSQNAVKWLPERKADENDETLVFAELPSRPTTNKILKQWVEKAGIDKKITYHTSRHTFGTMMMTVGADLYTTCKLMGHADVRTTQIYAKFIDSKKIEAVNMVDRMFEKMESGQE
- a CDS encoding site-specific integrase, which gives rise to MGRKKQSKVDKSPFKLRRRKLADGRESLFIDRTVGGKHEYEFLKLYLVTETSVKAKRENAKTIRLAEEIILAKTENMVDDKAQEEASKDKSKMPLSDFISLLIEEYKQRGQPTYRHLRASRTKFEKFYPGARLCDMDKKFCTDYAEWLQSEPLTPQGKPLAQATACSCFWILGIILSAAWQRGYIKNNPWKLLSFQEKIARPESKREFLTLDEVRKLEDTPYIKENIRQAFLFACYCGLRVGDVMDLRWGDISVNGGRHFVSMVMQKNSKPISLPLPAKALSWLPERGEAEASVFSLPSHTVLHKHLRKWAELAGLERPLHFHLSRHTYGTMLITAGVDLYTASKMMGHADVRPTQVYAKIVDRKKEEAVSLIDKVF
- a CDS encoding AAA family ATPase; protein product: MKQIRLENFRCYTNQIINFRPGINLLIGDNGSGKTTILKALKYVLSAFFSGFSDENTKWISPEAEDFASQIKDGLILPEKPVKVHFICHSQIYPSLPYKGSSVNPGRDNQIYTLQKNSKKNSRALVTGIAGYRDYCRLLGEEFFSEKLNRQIYALPLFACFSTEDIHSTRKIDTGKFIKYAQKASFGYYECLDGNGFLPYWLKRLLVLQEGQKNLEEIEIVRQALIRSLGPKGCNILSDMQIRPNQKKVYFIFSDGREVEAGLLSDGYKRLINIVIDIAFRCALLNRNLYGKESCEQTRGIVLIDEIDLHLHPTLQACILRSLKHAFPNLQFIVTTHAPMIMTSVENNEQNIVFKLNYSLKTGYTMVETHTYGMDVATITHVVLDQIPRDTQVDKELKYLFEMIDNNQIQEAWLLLNSLQERFGNNLPELSEAEAMLNFTIEDDEVDSKE
- a CDS encoding HNH endonuclease family protein; protein product: MKWIVKNKEPEEWNKFRKTEGTLYEPKKYLRQALFKEQGGICAYCMQRLKNELKEKEGSLIHSNRIEHIKCREHYPDLQLDYQNMVLCCNGLTNGIVHCDRSKENKEITFSPLDYRFIKTIFYTSGDGAVKSTDQAWNTEIDQILNLNNKQLKQNRRSTLMGIINRLKQKKWKISELRKQLNKWTEKDMKGLYKPYSGIVIWYLGKKIQQYE
- a CDS encoding RNA polymerase sigma factor, with product MESKKEPPLWNLFLSGDDEAYSSIYKMYAQDMYAYALHFTTDEELVKDCIQDVFVKIYQNRSGLSTIENGKLYLFVALKNRLMNNFRKKVNFCSIEDVEPAFCVDYTIEDEIIENEQKQYLADKMIRMLHTLSPRQKEAMYYRFIEELSYEEIGKLMQINYQSIQNLIQRSIKKLQETFAGEPFYLFALLLLIRMSHSIYHFFISGFK
- a CDS encoding FecR family protein produces the protein MKTDYTGYTTEKLLQDDYFIHTILHPVPETELFWKQLLKEGKIKQSDFELAVFFLRSLRVKKQYMSPEAVSSLWENIEIKNKNRLNRKVRQMYRLLLPTACGLLLLLLGVSYLYLYPHEETPTLMSVARSLKPEKETEEVQLLLSHNQQIFITGQEAKIDYKSSEEIQVNTQTIKLKTDSAAYRDATLQPMRYNQLVVPVGKRSTLILQDSTKLWVNSGSRIVYPVVFASGQREIYIEGEVYLEVAPDKKRPFLVKTTQMDIKVLGTSFNVTAYENDTVKSVVLVTGSVKVETRNQQVSTLAPDHLFTYTHGTASIQKVEAGKYISWKDGIYNYESESLAVILKRLSRYYGKEITYEPAVSSLKCTGKLDIKDDLETVLSGLMLTAPIYYIRQEGRYLVALLPAKE